In a single window of the Sediminicoccus sp. KRV36 genome:
- a CDS encoding phosphate acetyltransferase has translation MTSRYDRLIAACADLPPTSVAVAHPCDATSLESAMAAMQAGIITPILVGPRAKILAVAEAAGIALGAVEILDAPHSDASAEMAVALVREGRCDALMKGSLHTDELMRPVVARDGLRTKRRVSHCFVMDVPGHADALIISDAAVNIAPSLAEKMDIVQNAIDLGHALKFQQVRVAILSAMETVNPAVPSTIEAAALCKMADRGQITGAVLDGPLALDNAIDPAAAAIKKIVSPVAGRANVLIVPDLEAGNMLAKSLTFLAGASAAGIVLGARVPIILTSRADSLTTRIASCAIAALVAAARRADPVRAAGP, from the coding sequence CCACCAGCGTCGCCGTGGCACACCCCTGCGATGCGACATCGCTGGAGAGTGCGATGGCAGCGATGCAGGCCGGCATCATCACGCCCATCCTCGTCGGCCCCCGCGCCAAGATCCTGGCCGTGGCCGAGGCCGCCGGCATCGCGCTCGGCGCGGTGGAGATCCTGGACGCGCCCCATAGCGACGCCTCGGCCGAGATGGCCGTGGCGCTGGTGCGCGAGGGCCGCTGCGATGCCCTGATGAAGGGCAGCCTGCACACGGATGAGCTGATGCGCCCCGTGGTGGCGCGCGATGGGCTGCGCACCAAGCGGCGCGTCAGCCACTGTTTCGTGATGGATGTGCCGGGCCATGCGGATGCGCTGATCATCAGCGATGCGGCCGTGAACATCGCCCCCAGCCTGGCCGAGAAGATGGACATCGTGCAGAACGCGATCGACCTCGGCCATGCGTTGAAATTCCAGCAGGTGCGGGTCGCGATCCTTTCGGCAATGGAGACGGTGAATCCGGCCGTGCCCAGCACGATCGAGGCCGCGGCCCTGTGCAAGATGGCCGATCGCGGGCAGATCACCGGCGCCGTGCTCGATGGCCCGCTGGCGCTGGACAATGCGATTGATCCGGCGGCAGCGGCGATCAAGAAGATCGTCTCGCCCGTGGCCGGGCGGGCCAATGTGCTGATCGTGCCGGATCTGGAGGCGGGCAACATGCTGGCCAAGAGCCTGACCTTCCTGGCCGGAGCCTCGGCCGCCGGCATCGTGCTCGGCGCCCGCGTGCCGATCATCCTGACCAGCCGCGCGGACAGCCTGACGACGCGCATCGCCTCCTGCGCCATCGCGGCACTGGTCGCGGCGGCGCGGCGGGCCGATCCGGTCCGTGCCGCGGGGCCATGA
- a CDS encoding acetate/propionate family kinase — translation MSQAFVVLNAGSSSIKFALHEARAPFAAARRGLIEGIGTAPHLRLRDAAGDTVLERRWPAEGFDHARAMQETMALGPDILAGSALVAAGHRVVHGGLEFAGPVRVTPAILERLAALSPLAPLHQPHNLAPIRALAALTPELPQIACFDTGFHRSQAPVAQAFALPRRMSEAGIRRYGFHGLSYEFIATQLERLDPALAQGRVIVAHLGNGASLCAMRHGQSVASTMGFTAADGLMMGTRCGALDAGVLIHLMDTEGMDARALEALIYKESGLLGVSGISSDMRTLRASADPHAAEAVALFIYRIIREIGSLVAAMGGLDGLIFTAGIGENDAGTRAEVAAGCGWLGLTLDAARNAAGQQRISAEASRVSAWVVPTDEEGMIARHMAEILA, via the coding sequence ATGAGCCAGGCCTTCGTCGTGCTCAATGCCGGCTCCTCCAGCATCAAATTCGCGCTGCATGAGGCGCGAGCACCCTTCGCCGCCGCACGGCGCGGCCTGATCGAGGGCATCGGCACCGCGCCGCATCTGCGCCTGCGCGATGCGGCGGGTGACACCGTGCTGGAGCGGCGCTGGCCGGCCGAAGGCTTCGACCACGCGCGCGCCATGCAGGAGACGATGGCCCTCGGCCCCGATATCCTGGCCGGATCCGCATTGGTCGCCGCCGGGCACCGGGTGGTGCATGGCGGGCTGGAATTCGCGGGGCCGGTGCGCGTGACACCCGCGATCCTGGAGCGTCTGGCAGCACTTTCACCGCTGGCGCCGCTGCACCAGCCGCACAACCTCGCGCCGATCCGCGCCCTGGCCGCGCTGACCCCCGAGCTGCCGCAGATCGCCTGTTTCGACACGGGGTTCCACCGCAGCCAGGCCCCGGTGGCGCAGGCCTTCGCGCTGCCGCGCCGGATGAGCGAGGCGGGCATTCGCCGCTACGGCTTTCACGGCCTCTCCTACGAGTTCATCGCCACGCAGCTGGAAAGGCTTGACCCGGCGCTGGCGCAAGGGCGCGTCATCGTCGCGCATCTGGGCAATGGTGCGAGCCTCTGCGCCATGCGCCACGGACAGAGTGTCGCCAGCACCATGGGCTTCACCGCCGCCGATGGGCTGATGATGGGCACGCGCTGCGGTGCCCTGGATGCCGGCGTGCTGATCCATCTGATGGACACGGAGGGGATGGATGCGCGCGCCCTGGAAGCCCTGATCTACAAAGAATCCGGCTTGCTCGGCGTTTCCGGCATTTCCTCCGACATGCGGACCCTGCGCGCCTCGGCCGATCCCCATGCGGCCGAGGCGGTGGCGCTGTTCATCTATCGCATCATCCGCGAAATCGGCTCGCTCGTGGCGGCCATGGGCGGGCTGGACGGGCTGATCTTCACCGCCGGCATCGGCGAGAATGACGCGGGCACGCGCGCGGAAGTCGCGGCAGGCTGCGGCTGGCTCGGCCTCACGCTGGACGCGGCGCGCAATGCCGCGGGGCAGCAACGGATCAGCGCCGAGGCCTCACGCGTTTCGGCCTGGGTGGTCCCGACGGATGAGGAGGGGATGATCGCTCGGCACATGGCGGAAATCCTCGCCTGA
- a CDS encoding arylsulfatase yields MSFRAILTRSIAMVALSAAIAPWAQAQVRGTPGATDSVIFPDSRQLPIPTPPFAGAIMPSVRDSTPAWPPQVAAPEGAPNVLLILTDDVGFGAPATFGGVVPTPALDRVAQAGLRYTQFHTTALCSPTRAALLTGRNHHSVGFGNISELSTAFPGYNSIIPPETANVAATLRQNGFSTAWFGKNHNVPPWEANPVGPFTNWPIGQGYDYFYGFVGGDTSQWQPGNLFRNTTAIHPYIGQPGWNLSTAMADDAIQHIRTQSSVAPSRPWFIHYAPGGTHAPHQPPPEWIARFAGQFDGGWEVLRQRIFANQQRLGVIPANAQLPAWPDFLPSWESLTPDARRLLTRQVEVYAAFLAYTDHEIGRVIQAVEDLGQINNTLIIYISGDNGGSAEGSMNGTMNEVAYFNGAAFTVEQMMPFLDAWGGDRTYNHMAVPWTFAFNTPYRWTKQIASHLGGIRNGMAISWPARITDRGGIRTQFHHVIDVVPTILEALGVPQPDQVNGIAQRPIEGVSMAYSWDRANIAAPSRRRTQYFEILGNRGIYHDGWMASTTPPSPPWDSTSPRPADVVNGYQWELYNLTEDPTQVNNLAAAQPARLRSMQDMFLMEATRYQVLPLDNSLLTRMIAPRPGPAAGRRQFVYSGPVSAIQASAAPNILNRSYRITAQVEVPAGGANGMVVTQGGRFSGWGLYLREGRPVFTMNLLGLHRPQWVSPTALPPGTHSIVFDWTMAPQGGPFGRGGSGTLSVNGQQVAQQALPQTLPFTWAWDETFDVGSDTGTSVHDTDYQSPFPFTGRIQRVTVDLGESTITPESLRAAAEAAARAAEAARAQPAAAPARRN; encoded by the coding sequence ATGAGTTTTCGTGCCATCCTGACACGAAGCATCGCCATGGTGGCGCTCTCCGCGGCCATCGCGCCCTGGGCGCAGGCGCAGGTCCGCGGCACGCCGGGTGCCACCGACTCGGTGATCTTCCCCGACAGCCGCCAATTGCCCATACCGACGCCGCCCTTCGCCGGCGCGATCATGCCCTCCGTGCGGGACAGCACGCCCGCCTGGCCGCCGCAGGTTGCAGCACCCGAGGGCGCGCCGAATGTGCTGCTGATCCTGACCGATGATGTGGGCTTCGGCGCCCCCGCCACCTTCGGCGGCGTGGTGCCCACCCCCGCGCTGGACCGCGTGGCGCAGGCCGGCCTGCGCTATACGCAGTTCCACACCACCGCCTTGTGCTCGCCCACGCGCGCGGCGCTGCTGACCGGGCGGAACCACCACTCCGTCGGCTTCGGCAACATCTCCGAGCTTTCGACCGCCTTCCCCGGCTACAACTCCATCATCCCGCCCGAGACGGCGAATGTGGCAGCGACGCTGCGCCAGAACGGCTTCTCCACCGCCTGGTTCGGCAAGAACCACAATGTGCCGCCCTGGGAAGCCAACCCCGTCGGGCCCTTCACCAATTGGCCGATCGGCCAGGGCTACGACTATTTCTATGGCTTCGTCGGCGGCGATACGAGCCAGTGGCAACCCGGCAACCTGTTCCGCAACACCACGGCGATCCATCCCTATATCGGCCAGCCGGGCTGGAATCTCAGCACCGCCATGGCGGATGACGCGATCCAGCATATCCGCACGCAAAGCTCCGTGGCGCCAAGCCGGCCCTGGTTCATCCATTACGCGCCGGGCGGCACGCACGCGCCGCACCAGCCCCCACCCGAATGGATCGCCCGTTTCGCCGGGCAGTTCGATGGCGGGTGGGAGGTGCTGCGCCAGCGCATCTTCGCCAATCAGCAGCGCCTGGGCGTGATCCCGGCCAATGCGCAACTCCCGGCCTGGCCCGATTTCCTGCCCAGCTGGGAAAGCCTGACGCCCGATGCCCGCCGCCTCCTCACCCGGCAGGTCGAGGTCTATGCCGCCTTCCTGGCTTACACCGACCACGAGATCGGCCGCGTGATCCAGGCCGTCGAGGATCTGGGCCAGATCAACAATACGCTGATCATCTACATCAGCGGCGATAATGGCGGCAGCGCCGAAGGCTCGATGAACGGCACGATGAACGAGGTCGCCTATTTCAACGGCGCGGCGTTCACTGTCGAGCAGATGATGCCCTTCCTCGATGCCTGGGGCGGGGACCGCACCTACAACCACATGGCCGTGCCGTGGACCTTCGCCTTCAACACGCCCTATCGCTGGACCAAGCAGATCGCTTCGCATCTGGGTGGCATCCGCAACGGCATGGCGATCTCCTGGCCGGCGCGCATCACCGACCGTGGCGGCATCCGCACCCAGTTCCACCATGTGATTGACGTGGTGCCGACGATCCTGGAGGCGCTCGGCGTGCCGCAGCCGGACCAGGTGAACGGCATCGCCCAACGCCCGATCGAGGGCGTGAGCATGGCCTATAGCTGGGACCGCGCGAATATCGCGGCCCCCTCCCGCCGGCGGACCCAGTATTTCGAGATCCTGGGCAATCGCGGCATCTACCATGATGGCTGGATGGCCAGCACCACGCCGCCCTCGCCACCCTGGGATTCCACCTCGCCACGGCCGGCTGATGTGGTGAATGGCTACCAGTGGGAGCTCTACAACCTCACCGAGGACCCGACGCAGGTGAACAACCTCGCCGCCGCGCAGCCCGCGCGGCTGCGCTCCATGCAGGACATGTTCCTGATGGAGGCGACGCGCTACCAGGTGCTGCCGCTCGACAACTCCCTGCTGACGCGCATGATCGCGCCGCGGCCGGGGCCGGCGGCGGGGCGCCGGCAATTCGTCTATTCCGGCCCCGTCTCGGCCATCCAGGCCAGTGCGGCACCGAATATCCTCAATCGCTCATACCGGATCACGGCGCAGGTCGAAGTGCCGGCGGGTGGGGCGAATGGCATGGTGGTGACGCAGGGCGGCCGCTTCTCGGGCTGGGGGCTTTACCTGCGGGAGGGGCGGCCGGTCTTCACCATGAACCTGCTGGGCCTGCACCGCCCGCAATGGGTCAGCCCCACGGCGCTGCCGCCCGGCACGCACAGCATCGTCTTCGACTGGACGATGGCGCCGCAGGGCGGGCCCTTCGGGCGCGGCGGCAGTGGCACGCTCTCGGTCAATGGGCAGCAGGTGGCGCAGCAGGCGCTACCGCAGACGCTGCCCTTCACCTGGGCCTGGGATGAGACCTTCGATGTCGGCAGCGATACCGGAACCTCGGTGCATGATACCGACTACCAGTCGCCCTTCCCCTTCACCGGCCGCATCCAGCGCGTGACGGTGGATCTGGGCGAGAGCACCATCACGCCGGAAAGCCTGCGTGCGGCGGCCGAGGCCGCGGCACGGGCGGCCGAGGCTGCACGCGCGCAACCCGCGGCAGCCCCAGCCCGCCGGAAC
- a CDS encoding AraC family transcriptional regulator codes for MPEGLQRVGVLCSGPDILAEHGVDADALARELGLDPAALRNPDAFIPYTAMGRYVEACARRTGLAHFGLLVGLRATTAALGVVGALMRNAPDLGRAMADLVTHQPRYVRGAAIFLFRAEAEFMFGYVSYQPGTPGRDQIQAGALAGGMRLVAELTGIAPRAVMLAQAAPADPALRQLYARCLGAPVQFDSEISALAFPRAQLRLPVIGADPTKRAELEKLILNYAPMGALPSFAQSVRHALVSRIAWNRCTLAETARLFDLHPRAMERRLQAAGTSFAALRDEARFEVSCQLLSATGLSLGRIGAAIGYAEQAVFSRAFRRWSGVAPSAWRRANALQG; via the coding sequence ATGCCGGAGGGGCTCCAGCGGGTCGGCGTGCTGTGTAGCGGCCCGGACATCCTGGCCGAGCATGGCGTGGATGCCGATGCCTTGGCGCGGGAACTGGGGCTGGACCCCGCCGCCCTGCGCAACCCGGATGCCTTCATCCCCTACACCGCCATGGGCCGCTATGTGGAAGCCTGCGCCAGGCGCACCGGCCTCGCGCATTTCGGCCTGCTGGTGGGCCTGCGCGCCACGACCGCCGCCCTGGGCGTGGTGGGCGCGCTGATGCGCAACGCGCCGGACCTCGGCCGCGCCATGGCGGACCTGGTCACCCATCAGCCGCGCTATGTGCGCGGGGCCGCCATTTTCCTGTTCCGGGCCGAGGCGGAGTTCATGTTCGGCTATGTGAGCTACCAGCCAGGCACGCCGGGACGGGACCAGATCCAGGCCGGCGCCCTGGCCGGCGGCATGCGCCTGGTGGCGGAGCTGACCGGCATCGCCCCGCGCGCGGTCATGCTCGCCCAGGCCGCCCCGGCCGATCCGGCGCTGCGCCAGCTTTACGCGCGATGCCTGGGCGCGCCGGTCCAGTTCGATTCCGAGATCTCGGCCCTCGCCTTCCCGCGTGCGCAGCTCCGCCTGCCCGTGATAGGCGCGGATCCGACGAAGCGGGCGGAGCTGGAGAAACTCATTCTCAACTACGCGCCCATGGGCGCCTTGCCGAGTTTCGCCCAGAGCGTGCGGCACGCGCTGGTGTCGCGCATCGCCTGGAACCGCTGCACCCTGGCCGAAACGGCGCGGCTGTTTGACCTTCACCCCAGGGCGATGGAGCGCCGGCTGCAGGCGGCCGGCACCAGCTTCGCCGCGCTGCGCGACGAAGCGCGGTTCGAAGTGTCATGCCAGCTGCTGAGTGCCACGGGGCTCAGCCTCGGGCGCATCGGCGCGGCGATCGGCTATGCCGAGCAGGCGGTCTTCAGCCGCGCCTTCCGGCGCTGGTCGGGCGTGGCCCCCAGCGCTTGGCGGCGGGCGAATGCGCTGCAAGGCTGA